In a genomic window of Piliocolobus tephrosceles isolate RC106 chromosome 1, ASM277652v3, whole genome shotgun sequence:
- the EEF1AKNMT gene encoding eEF1A lysine and N-terminal methyltransferase, protein MNLLPKSSKEFGSVDYWEKFFQQRGKKAFEWYGTYLELCGVLHKYIKPREKVLVIGCGNSELSEQLYDVGYRDIVNIDISEVVIKQMKECNATRRPQMSFLKMDMTQMEFPDASFQVVLDKGTLDAVLTDEEEKTLQQVDRMLAEVGRVLQVGGRYLCISLAQAHILKKAVGHFSREGWMVRVHQVANSQDQVLEAEPQFSLPVFAFIMTKFRPVPGSALQIFELCAQEQGKPVRLESAERLAEAVRERQQYAWLCSQLRRKAKLGSVSLDLCDGDTGEPRYTLHVVDSPTVKPSRDNHFAIFIIPQGRETEWLFGMDEGRKQLAASAGFRRLITVALHRGQQYESMDHIQTELSARVMELAPAGMPAQQQVPFLSVGGDIGVRTVQHQDCSALSGNYVIEDVQGDDKRYFRRLIFLSNRNVVQSEARLLKDVSYKAQKKRKKDRKKQRPADVEDLPAAPGQSIDKSYLCCEHHKAMIAGLALLRNPELLLEIPLALLVVGLGGGSLPLFVHDHFPKSCIDAVEIDPSMLEVATQWFGFSQSDRMKVHIADGLDYIASLAGGGEARPCYDVIMFDVDSKDPTLGMSCPPPAFVEQSFLQNVKSILTPEGVFILNLVCRDLGLKDSVLAGLKAVFPLLYVRRIEGEVNEILFCQLHPEQKLTTPELLETAQALEQTLRKPGRGWDDTYVLSDMLKTVKIV, encoded by the exons ATGAACCTCTTACCTAAAAGTTCCAAGGAGTTTGGCTCCGTTGACTACTGGGAGAAGTTCTTCCAGCAGCGAGGAAAGAAAGCCTTCGAGTGGTATGGAACCTACCTGGAACTGTGCGGGGTGCTACACAAATACATCAAGCCCAGGGAAAAG GTGCTGGTGATTGGGTGTGGCAACTCAGAACTGAGTGAGCAACTGTATGATGTGGGCTATCGGGATATAGTGAACATCGACATCAGTGAGGTTGTCATCAAGCAAATGAAGGAATGCAATGCCACCCGACGGCCCCAGATGAGCTTCTTGAAGATGGACATGACGCAGATGGAGTTTCCTGATGCCTCGTTCCAGGTGGTGTTGGACAAGGGCACCCTGGATGCTGTCCTGACAGATGAGGAAGAGAAGACCCTGCAACAGGTGGACAGGATGCTGGCTGAGGTTGGCCGTGTCCTGCAGGTGGGCGGTCGCTATCTCTGCATCTCCCTGGCTCAGGCTCACATCCTGAAGAAAGCAGTGGGCCACTTCTCCCGGGAGGGGTGGATGGTGAGGGTGCACCAAGTGGCCAACAGCCAGGACCAGGTGTTGGAAGCAGAGCCTCAGTTCTCCTTGCCTGTCTTTGCCTTCATCATGACCAAGTTCAGGCCAGTCCCTGGCTCTGCCCTTCAGATCTTTGAGCTGTGTGCTCAGGAGCAGGGCAAGCCTGTGCGGCTGGAGAGTGCGGAGCGGCTGGCCGAGGCGGTGCGGGAGCGGCAGCAGTATGCCTGGCTGTGCAGCCAGCTGCGCCGCAAGGCCAAGCTGGGGAGTGTGTCTCTGGACTTGTGCGATGGGGACACGGGGGAGCCACGCTACACCCTCCACGTGGTGGACAGCCCCACTGTGAAACCATCGCGGGACAATCATTTTGCGATTTTCATCA TCCCCCAGGGCCGGGAGACTGAGTGGCTCTTTGGCATGGATGAGGGCCGGAAACAGCTGGCGGCCAGTGCTGGCTTCAGGAGACTGATTACAGTGGCCCTTCACCGAGGTCAGCAGTATGAAAGCATGGACCACATCCAAACTGAGCTGTCGGCTAGAGTCATGGAGCTGGCCCCAGCTGGGATGCCCGCCCAGCAGCAG GTACCCTTTCTGTCTGTGGGTGGGGACATTGGGGTCCGGACCGTTCAGCACCAAGACTGCAGTGCCTTGAGCGGTAACTATGTCATCGAGGACGTGCAAGGGGATGACAAGCGATACTTCCGGCGACTGATTTTCCTTAGCAACAGGAATGTGGTGCAGTCAGAAGCCAGGTTGCTGAAGGATGTGTCTTACAAAG CCCAGAAGAAGCGGAAAAAGGACAGGAAGAAGCAGCGGCCTGCTGATGTGGAGGACCTCCCTGCAGCCCCGGGGCAGTCCATTGATAAGAGTTACCTGTGTTGTGAACACCACAAAGCCATGATCGCTGGCCTTGCCCTGCTGAGAAACCCAGAGCTACTCCTAG AGATCCCACTGGCATTGTTGGTGGTAGGCCTGGGCGGAGGCAGCCTCCCCCTCTTTGTCCACGATCATTTCCCAAAGTCCTGCATCGATGCTGTGGAGATCGACCCCTCCATGTTGGAAGTGGCCACCCAGTGGTTTGGCTTCTCCCAGAGTGACCGAATGAAGGTCCACATTGCAGACGGCCTGGACTATATCGCCAGcctggcaggaggaggagaag CACGGCCTTGCTACGATGTCATAATGTTTGATGTTGACAGTAAGGACCCAACACTGGGAATGAGTTGTCCACCCCCAGCATTTGTGGAGCAATCTTTTCTACAGAACGTTAAAAGCATCTTGACTCCTGAAG GTGTTTTTATTCTCAACCTCGTGTGCCGAGACTTGGGGCTAAAGGACTCAGTGCTGGCTGGGCTCAAGGCAGTGTTTCCCCTCCTATATGTCCGGCGAATTGAGGGTGAAGTGAATGAGATCCTGTTCTGTCAGCTGCACCCTGAGCAAAAACTTACCACACCAGAGCTCCTAGAAACAGCCCAGGCTTTGGAGCAGACCCTGAGGAAGCCTGGGAGGGGTTGGGATGACACGTATGTCTTGTCAGATATGCTCAAGACGGTGAAGATTGTATGA